The following are encoded in a window of Struthio camelus isolate bStrCam1 chromosome Z, bStrCam1.hap1, whole genome shotgun sequence genomic DNA:
- the LOC138064530 gene encoding small glutamine-rich tetratricopeptide repeat-containing protein beta isoform X1 translates to MGRAARGGAGRWRTGGRDTAAAAAAAAAAAAAGADPGAARAAPRRRAALPLPPPPHALPAGASARAPPPSPPPAVCLPAAAPCRSHPAAALTGTGTRQGSPLSHEVKFINFKMSSVKRLVYAVIHFLREQSQMDTFTPDEQESLEVAIQCLETVFKINLEDTHLAPPQHLIEMFTNSFHKNDMLPLSDSLPEDVEKADQLKDEGNNHMKEENYGAAVDCYTRAIELDPNNAVYYCNRAAAQSKLSNYSEAIKDCERAIAIDPKYSKAYGRMGLALTSVNKYEEAITSYQKALDLDPENDSYKSNLKIAEQKLRDMSSPTGTGLSFDMASLINNPAFISMAASLMQNPQVQQLMSGMMSNAIGGPAAGVGGLSDLSSLIHAGSSDSAYNRFKITAPACSVTREQHHSYHMHPIKFHFFFFSVIFSTA, encoded by the exons ATGGGGAGGGCGGCGCGAGGTGGGGCGGGGCGCTGGAGGACGGGAGGACGGGacaccgctgctgctgctgctgctgctgccgccgccgctgccgcgggcGCGGACCCCGGCGCGGCGAGGGCAGCCCcacgccgccgcgctgcgcttCCACTTCCGCCGCCGCCTCACGCCCTTCCCGCCGGCGCTAGCGCGCGCGCGCCTCCGCCGTCCCCTCCCCCTGCGGTCTGTcttcccgccgcggccccttGTCGCTCCcacccggcggcggcgctgacagggacggggacgcggCAGGGCTCGCCCCTCTCGCACG AGGTGAAATTCATCAATTTCAAAATGTCATCAGTCAAACGCTTGGTTTATGCAGTCATCCATTTCTTGAGAGAGCAGAGTCAGATGGATACTTTTACTCCTGATGAACAAGAAAGCTTGGAAG TTGCAATTCAGTGTCTGGAGACTGTTTTTAAGATTAACCTGGAAGATACTCATCTCGCACCTCCACAGCATTTGATAGAGATGttcacaaattcttttcacaag AATGACATGCTGCCTCTCTCAGATTCTTTACCAGAGGATGTGGAAAAGGCTGACCAGCTGAAGGATGAAG GTAACAAtcacatgaaagaagaaaattacggTGCTGCAGTGGATTGTTATACTAGAGCTATAGAACTGGATCCAAACAATGCAGTCTATTATTGcaacag GGCTGCTGCTCAAAGTAAGCTCAGCAACTACAGTGAAGCAATAAAGGACTGTGAGAGAGCCATAGCAATAGATCCAAAATACAGCAAAGCATATGGGAGAATGGG GTTGGCTCTGACCTCAGTGAATAAATATGAAGAAGCAATTACCAGTTACCAAAAAGCACTCGATCTTGATCCAGAAAATGACTCTTATAAGTCAAATTTGAAAATAGCAGAACAGAAACTAAGAGACATGTCCAGTCCT ACTGGAACTGGACTGAGTTTTGACATGGCAAGCTTGATAAACAATCCTGCCTTCATTAGTATG GCAGCAAGTTTAATGCAGAATCCTCAAGTTCAACAATT GATGTCAGGGATGATGTCAAATGCCATCGGTGgccctgctgcaggtgttggTGGCCTGTCAGATTTGTCCAGCCTGATCCATGC AGGTAGTTCAGACTCTGCATATAATCGCTTCAAGATAACTGCTCCAGCATGTTCTGTCACGAGAGAGCAGCATCACTCCTATCACATGCAtccaattaaatttcattttttcttcttctccgtTATATTTTCAACTGCTTAA
- the LOC138064530 gene encoding small glutamine-rich tetratricopeptide repeat-containing protein beta isoform X5: MGRAARGGAGRWRTGGRDTAAAAAAAAAAAAAGADPGAARAAPRRRAALPLPPPPHALPAGASARAPPPSPPPAVCLPAAAPCRSHPAAALTGTGTRQGSPLSHEVKFINFKMSSVKRLVYAVIHFLREQSQMDTFTPDEQESLEVAIQCLETVFKINLEDTHLAPPQHLIEMFTNSFHKNDMLPLSDSLPEDVEKADQLKDEGNNHMKEENYGAAVDCYTRAIELDPNNAVYYCNRAAAQSKLSNYSEAIKDCERAIAIDPKYSKAYGRMGLALTSVNKYEEAITSYQKALDLDPENDSYKSNLKIAEQKLRDMSSPTGTGLSFDMASLINNPAFISMAASLMQNPQVQQLMSGMMSNAIGGPAAGVGGLSDLSSLIHAIAPTTR; this comes from the exons ATGGGGAGGGCGGCGCGAGGTGGGGCGGGGCGCTGGAGGACGGGAGGACGGGacaccgctgctgctgctgctgctgctgccgccgccgctgccgcgggcGCGGACCCCGGCGCGGCGAGGGCAGCCCcacgccgccgcgctgcgcttCCACTTCCGCCGCCGCCTCACGCCCTTCCCGCCGGCGCTAGCGCGCGCGCGCCTCCGCCGTCCCCTCCCCCTGCGGTCTGTcttcccgccgcggccccttGTCGCTCCcacccggcggcggcgctgacagggacggggacgcggCAGGGCTCGCCCCTCTCGCACG AGGTGAAATTCATCAATTTCAAAATGTCATCAGTCAAACGCTTGGTTTATGCAGTCATCCATTTCTTGAGAGAGCAGAGTCAGATGGATACTTTTACTCCTGATGAACAAGAAAGCTTGGAAG TTGCAATTCAGTGTCTGGAGACTGTTTTTAAGATTAACCTGGAAGATACTCATCTCGCACCTCCACAGCATTTGATAGAGATGttcacaaattcttttcacaag AATGACATGCTGCCTCTCTCAGATTCTTTACCAGAGGATGTGGAAAAGGCTGACCAGCTGAAGGATGAAG GTAACAAtcacatgaaagaagaaaattacggTGCTGCAGTGGATTGTTATACTAGAGCTATAGAACTGGATCCAAACAATGCAGTCTATTATTGcaacag GGCTGCTGCTCAAAGTAAGCTCAGCAACTACAGTGAAGCAATAAAGGACTGTGAGAGAGCCATAGCAATAGATCCAAAATACAGCAAAGCATATGGGAGAATGGG GTTGGCTCTGACCTCAGTGAATAAATATGAAGAAGCAATTACCAGTTACCAAAAAGCACTCGATCTTGATCCAGAAAATGACTCTTATAAGTCAAATTTGAAAATAGCAGAACAGAAACTAAGAGACATGTCCAGTCCT ACTGGAACTGGACTGAGTTTTGACATGGCAAGCTTGATAAACAATCCTGCCTTCATTAGTATG GCAGCAAGTTTAATGCAGAATCCTCAAGTTCAACAATT GATGTCAGGGATGATGTCAAATGCCATCGGTGgccctgctgcaggtgttggTGGCCTGTCAGATTTGTCCAGCCTGATCCATGC AATTGCTCCAACTACTAGATGA
- the LOC138064530 gene encoding small glutamine-rich tetratricopeptide repeat-containing protein beta isoform X2, which yields MGRAARGGAGRWRTGGRDTAAAAAAAAAAAAAGADPGAARAAPRRRAALPLPPPPHALPAGASARAPPPSPPPAVCLPAAAPCRSHPAAALTGTGTRQGSPLSHEVKFINFKMSSVKRLVYAVIHFLREQSQMDTFTPDEQESLEVAIQCLETVFKINLEDTHLAPPQHLIEMFTNSFHKNDMLPLSDSLPEDVEKADQLKDEGNNHMKEENYGAAVDCYTRAIELDPNNAVYYCNRAAAQSKLSNYSEAIKDCERAIAIDPKYSKAYGRMGLALTSVNKYEEAITSYQKALDLDPENDSYKSNLKIAEQKLRDMSSPTGTGLSFDMASLINNPAFISMAASLMQNPQVQQLMSGMMSNAIGGPAAGVGGLSDLSSLIHAGQQFAQQIQQQNPELIEQLRNHVRSRSFSGSTEEHS from the exons ATGGGGAGGGCGGCGCGAGGTGGGGCGGGGCGCTGGAGGACGGGAGGACGGGacaccgctgctgctgctgctgctgctgccgccgccgctgccgcgggcGCGGACCCCGGCGCGGCGAGGGCAGCCCcacgccgccgcgctgcgcttCCACTTCCGCCGCCGCCTCACGCCCTTCCCGCCGGCGCTAGCGCGCGCGCGCCTCCGCCGTCCCCTCCCCCTGCGGTCTGTcttcccgccgcggccccttGTCGCTCCcacccggcggcggcgctgacagggacggggacgcggCAGGGCTCGCCCCTCTCGCACG AGGTGAAATTCATCAATTTCAAAATGTCATCAGTCAAACGCTTGGTTTATGCAGTCATCCATTTCTTGAGAGAGCAGAGTCAGATGGATACTTTTACTCCTGATGAACAAGAAAGCTTGGAAG TTGCAATTCAGTGTCTGGAGACTGTTTTTAAGATTAACCTGGAAGATACTCATCTCGCACCTCCACAGCATTTGATAGAGATGttcacaaattcttttcacaag AATGACATGCTGCCTCTCTCAGATTCTTTACCAGAGGATGTGGAAAAGGCTGACCAGCTGAAGGATGAAG GTAACAAtcacatgaaagaagaaaattacggTGCTGCAGTGGATTGTTATACTAGAGCTATAGAACTGGATCCAAACAATGCAGTCTATTATTGcaacag GGCTGCTGCTCAAAGTAAGCTCAGCAACTACAGTGAAGCAATAAAGGACTGTGAGAGAGCCATAGCAATAGATCCAAAATACAGCAAAGCATATGGGAGAATGGG GTTGGCTCTGACCTCAGTGAATAAATATGAAGAAGCAATTACCAGTTACCAAAAAGCACTCGATCTTGATCCAGAAAATGACTCTTATAAGTCAAATTTGAAAATAGCAGAACAGAAACTAAGAGACATGTCCAGTCCT ACTGGAACTGGACTGAGTTTTGACATGGCAAGCTTGATAAACAATCCTGCCTTCATTAGTATG GCAGCAAGTTTAATGCAGAATCCTCAAGTTCAACAATT GATGTCAGGGATGATGTCAAATGCCATCGGTGgccctgctgcaggtgttggTGGCCTGTCAGATTTGTCCAGCCTGATCCATGC ggggcagcagtttgcacaacAGATACAGCAGCAGAATCCAGAGCTCATAGAGCAACTGAGAAATCATGTCCGGAGCAGATCATTCAGTGGCAGCACTGAAGAACATTCCTGA
- the LOC138064530 gene encoding small glutamine-rich tetratricopeptide repeat-containing protein beta isoform X3: MGRAARGGAGRWRTGGRDTAAAAAAAAAAAAAGADPGAARAAPRRRAALPLPPPPHALPAGASARAPPPSPPPAVCLPAAAPCRSHPAAALTGTGTRQGSPLSHEVKFINFKMSSVKRLVYAVIHFLREQSQMDTFTPDEQESLEVAIQCLETVFKINLEDTHLAPPQHLIEMFTNSFHKNDMLPLSDSLPEDVEKADQLKDEGNNHMKEENYGAAVDCYTRAIELDPNNAVYYCNRAAAQSKLSNYSEAIKDCERAIAIDPKYSKAYGRMGLALTSVNKYEEAITSYQKALDLDPENDSYKSNLKIAEQKLRDMSSPTGTGLSFDMASLINNPAFISMAASLMQNPQVQQLMSGMMSNAIGGPAAGVGGLSDLSSLIHAEIINIHNCLFVYQY; the protein is encoded by the exons ATGGGGAGGGCGGCGCGAGGTGGGGCGGGGCGCTGGAGGACGGGAGGACGGGacaccgctgctgctgctgctgctgctgccgccgccgctgccgcgggcGCGGACCCCGGCGCGGCGAGGGCAGCCCcacgccgccgcgctgcgcttCCACTTCCGCCGCCGCCTCACGCCCTTCCCGCCGGCGCTAGCGCGCGCGCGCCTCCGCCGTCCCCTCCCCCTGCGGTCTGTcttcccgccgcggccccttGTCGCTCCcacccggcggcggcgctgacagggacggggacgcggCAGGGCTCGCCCCTCTCGCACG AGGTGAAATTCATCAATTTCAAAATGTCATCAGTCAAACGCTTGGTTTATGCAGTCATCCATTTCTTGAGAGAGCAGAGTCAGATGGATACTTTTACTCCTGATGAACAAGAAAGCTTGGAAG TTGCAATTCAGTGTCTGGAGACTGTTTTTAAGATTAACCTGGAAGATACTCATCTCGCACCTCCACAGCATTTGATAGAGATGttcacaaattcttttcacaag AATGACATGCTGCCTCTCTCAGATTCTTTACCAGAGGATGTGGAAAAGGCTGACCAGCTGAAGGATGAAG GTAACAAtcacatgaaagaagaaaattacggTGCTGCAGTGGATTGTTATACTAGAGCTATAGAACTGGATCCAAACAATGCAGTCTATTATTGcaacag GGCTGCTGCTCAAAGTAAGCTCAGCAACTACAGTGAAGCAATAAAGGACTGTGAGAGAGCCATAGCAATAGATCCAAAATACAGCAAAGCATATGGGAGAATGGG GTTGGCTCTGACCTCAGTGAATAAATATGAAGAAGCAATTACCAGTTACCAAAAAGCACTCGATCTTGATCCAGAAAATGACTCTTATAAGTCAAATTTGAAAATAGCAGAACAGAAACTAAGAGACATGTCCAGTCCT ACTGGAACTGGACTGAGTTTTGACATGGCAAGCTTGATAAACAATCCTGCCTTCATTAGTATG GCAGCAAGTTTAATGCAGAATCCTCAAGTTCAACAATT GATGTCAGGGATGATGTCAAATGCCATCGGTGgccctgctgcaggtgttggTGGCCTGTCAGATTTGTCCAGCCTGATCCATGC GGAGATTATCAACATACACAATTGCCTTTTTGTATATCAATACTAA
- the LOC138064530 gene encoding small glutamine-rich tetratricopeptide repeat-containing protein beta isoform X6, giving the protein MSSVKRLVYAVIHFLREQSQMDTFTPDEQESLEVAIQCLETVFKINLEDTHLAPPQHLIEMFTNSFHKNDMLPLSDSLPEDVEKADQLKDEGNNHMKEENYGAAVDCYTRAIELDPNNAVYYCNRAAAQSKLSNYSEAIKDCERAIAIDPKYSKAYGRMGLALTSVNKYEEAITSYQKALDLDPENDSYKSNLKIAEQKLRDMSSPTGTGLSFDMASLINNPAFISMAASLMQNPQVQQLMSGMMSNAIGGPAAGVGGLSDLSSLIHAGQQFAQQIQQQNPELIEQLRNHVRSRSFSGSTEEHS; this is encoded by the exons ATGTCATCAGTCAAACGCTTGGTTTATGCAGTCATCCATTTCTTGAGAGAGCAGAGTCAGATGGATACTTTTACTCCTGATGAACAAGAAAGCTTGGAAG TTGCAATTCAGTGTCTGGAGACTGTTTTTAAGATTAACCTGGAAGATACTCATCTCGCACCTCCACAGCATTTGATAGAGATGttcacaaattcttttcacaag AATGACATGCTGCCTCTCTCAGATTCTTTACCAGAGGATGTGGAAAAGGCTGACCAGCTGAAGGATGAAG GTAACAAtcacatgaaagaagaaaattacggTGCTGCAGTGGATTGTTATACTAGAGCTATAGAACTGGATCCAAACAATGCAGTCTATTATTGcaacag GGCTGCTGCTCAAAGTAAGCTCAGCAACTACAGTGAAGCAATAAAGGACTGTGAGAGAGCCATAGCAATAGATCCAAAATACAGCAAAGCATATGGGAGAATGGG GTTGGCTCTGACCTCAGTGAATAAATATGAAGAAGCAATTACCAGTTACCAAAAAGCACTCGATCTTGATCCAGAAAATGACTCTTATAAGTCAAATTTGAAAATAGCAGAACAGAAACTAAGAGACATGTCCAGTCCT ACTGGAACTGGACTGAGTTTTGACATGGCAAGCTTGATAAACAATCCTGCCTTCATTAGTATG GCAGCAAGTTTAATGCAGAATCCTCAAGTTCAACAATT GATGTCAGGGATGATGTCAAATGCCATCGGTGgccctgctgcaggtgttggTGGCCTGTCAGATTTGTCCAGCCTGATCCATGC ggggcagcagtttgcacaacAGATACAGCAGCAGAATCCAGAGCTCATAGAGCAACTGAGAAATCATGTCCGGAGCAGATCATTCAGTGGCAGCACTGAAGAACATTCCTGA
- the LOC138064530 gene encoding small glutamine-rich tetratricopeptide repeat-containing protein beta isoform X4, with protein sequence MGRAARGGAGRWRTGGRDTAAAAAAAAAAAAAGADPGAARAAPRRRAALPLPPPPHALPAGASARAPPPSPPPAVCLPAAAPCRSHPAAALTGTGTRQGSPLSHEVKFINFKMSSVKRLVYAVIHFLREQSQMDTFTPDEQESLEVAIQCLETVFKINLEDTHLAPPQHLIEMFTNSFHKNDMLPLSDSLPEDVEKADQLKDEGNNHMKEENYGAAVDCYTRAIELDPNNAVYYCNRAAAQSKLSNYSEAIKDCERAIAIDPKYSKAYGRMGLALTSVNKYEEAITSYQKALDLDPENDSYKSNLKIAEQKLRDMSSPTGTGLSFDMASLINNPAFISMAASLMQNPQVQQLMSGMMSNAIGGPAAGVGGLSDLSSLIHANCCSCIF encoded by the exons ATGGGGAGGGCGGCGCGAGGTGGGGCGGGGCGCTGGAGGACGGGAGGACGGGacaccgctgctgctgctgctgctgctgccgccgccgctgccgcgggcGCGGACCCCGGCGCGGCGAGGGCAGCCCcacgccgccgcgctgcgcttCCACTTCCGCCGCCGCCTCACGCCCTTCCCGCCGGCGCTAGCGCGCGCGCGCCTCCGCCGTCCCCTCCCCCTGCGGTCTGTcttcccgccgcggccccttGTCGCTCCcacccggcggcggcgctgacagggacggggacgcggCAGGGCTCGCCCCTCTCGCACG AGGTGAAATTCATCAATTTCAAAATGTCATCAGTCAAACGCTTGGTTTATGCAGTCATCCATTTCTTGAGAGAGCAGAGTCAGATGGATACTTTTACTCCTGATGAACAAGAAAGCTTGGAAG TTGCAATTCAGTGTCTGGAGACTGTTTTTAAGATTAACCTGGAAGATACTCATCTCGCACCTCCACAGCATTTGATAGAGATGttcacaaattcttttcacaag AATGACATGCTGCCTCTCTCAGATTCTTTACCAGAGGATGTGGAAAAGGCTGACCAGCTGAAGGATGAAG GTAACAAtcacatgaaagaagaaaattacggTGCTGCAGTGGATTGTTATACTAGAGCTATAGAACTGGATCCAAACAATGCAGTCTATTATTGcaacag GGCTGCTGCTCAAAGTAAGCTCAGCAACTACAGTGAAGCAATAAAGGACTGTGAGAGAGCCATAGCAATAGATCCAAAATACAGCAAAGCATATGGGAGAATGGG GTTGGCTCTGACCTCAGTGAATAAATATGAAGAAGCAATTACCAGTTACCAAAAAGCACTCGATCTTGATCCAGAAAATGACTCTTATAAGTCAAATTTGAAAATAGCAGAACAGAAACTAAGAGACATGTCCAGTCCT ACTGGAACTGGACTGAGTTTTGACATGGCAAGCTTGATAAACAATCCTGCCTTCATTAGTATG GCAGCAAGTTTAATGCAGAATCCTCAAGTTCAACAATT GATGTCAGGGATGATGTCAAATGCCATCGGTGgccctgctgcaggtgttggTGGCCTGTCAGATTTGTCCAGCCTGATCCATGC AAATTGCTGTAGCTGCATTTTTTGA